A section of the Pristiophorus japonicus isolate sPriJap1 chromosome 4, sPriJap1.hap1, whole genome shotgun sequence genome encodes:
- the LOC139262440 gene encoding antifreeze protein Maxi-like has protein sequence MAREEATAAVAATAAAETTAADGTAGEEATAAAGTAGEEATAAAETTAAAGTAGEEATVAAETTVAAGTAGEEATAAAETTAAAGTAGEEATVAAETTAAAGTAGEEATVAAETTAAAGTAGEEATVAAETTVAAGTAGEEATVAAETTVAAGTAGEEATVAAETTVAAGMAREEATAAAETTAAAGTAGEEATMAAETTAAAGTAGEEATAAVAATAAVEATAAAGTAGEEATAAVEATAADGTAGEEATAAAGITRENATATRLGTSARAAD, from the coding sequence ATGGCACgagaggaggctacagcagcgGTTGCGGCTACAGCGGCGGCAGAGACTACAGCGGCGgatggaacggcaggagaggaggctacagcggcggccggaacggcaggagaggaggctacagcggcggcagaGACTACAGCGgcagccggaacggcaggagaggaggctacagtagCAGCAGAGACTACagtggcggccggaacggcaggagaggaggctacagcggcggcagagactacagcggcggccggaacggcaggagaggaggctacagtagCAGCAgagactacagcggcggccggaacggcaggagaggaggctacagtagCAGCAgagactacagcggcggccggaacggcaggagaggaggctacagtggcagCAGAGACTACagtggcggccggaacggcaggagaggaggctacagtggcagCAGAGACTACagtggcggccggaacggcaggagaggaggctacagtggcagCAGAGACTACAGTGGCGGCCGGAATGGcacgagaggaggctacagcggcggcagaGACTACAGCGgcagccggaacggcaggagaggaggctacaatgGCGGCAgagactacagcggcggccggaacggcaggagaggaggctacagcagcgGTTGCGGCTACAGCAGCggtggaggctacagcggcggccggaacggcaggagaggaggctacagcagcggtggaggctacagcggcggatggaacggcaggagaggaggctacagcggcggcaggtattacccgggagaacgcgacagctactcggtTGGGCACAAGTGCCAGAGCAGCAGATTAG